One genomic segment of Planctomycetia bacterium includes these proteins:
- a CDS encoding BON domain-containing protein: protein MLPHDLTDRTCLDRFAEVSVDESRTMLGGGAGCLAFPVSDADRRSWEQKLLINPPRLAPTSEFDRDLQCRVRAFLAGRHYQALRRLRIEVKDGTVVLSGALPTFHQRQIALECARHVAGVLRVIDRLDVSDPPTEHQLRERNES, encoded by the coding sequence ATGCTTCCACACGACCTGACGGACAGAACTTGTTTGGACCGTTTCGCAGAGGTCTCCGTCGACGAGTCACGGACGATGCTCGGCGGCGGAGCCGGGTGCCTTGCCTTTCCGGTCAGCGACGCGGATCGTCGCTCCTGGGAACAGAAACTCCTCATCAATCCGCCCCGCCTCGCGCCGACTTCCGAGTTCGATCGCGATCTGCAATGCCGTGTTCGCGCGTTCCTAGCCGGTCGACACTACCAGGCTCTGCGTCGCCTGCGAATCGAAGTGAAAGACGGAACCGTCGTGCTCAGCGGCGCGCTCCCCACATTTCATCAACGGCAGATTGCCTTGGAATGCGCCAGGCACGTCGCCGGCGTATTGCGTGTCATCGACCGGCTCGACGTGTCGGACCCGCCGACGGAGCACCAATTACGAGAGCGAAATGAATCCTAA
- a CDS encoding universal stress protein, whose translation MRSLRMLLLATDFGPASRTLAAVTARLARAFGSRVTPLHVVDVDSDSALIDYFRRQVGQRMMEPLVNTLTLENVELAHPVVLTGSVADKILRKADELDADLIVVGAGEPRDGKVSCGPIAEAVIQQARQPVLAIRSGTPPAFRQILCPFDGSSASLRGLKNSIRLARIFQSELSVLCVVPQVSWVTAAAEVGALTNVHEQYADRWEESVLAALRETDFGGVSWSKDIRCGSPSQEILATAAEKQADLIVMGATGKSGITRVFLGSTTRRVLQKLPCSLLVVHDEDMLLEDLNAEDVQTNNLAYTEANALLADQAYEGALRKFDQVLARNPFHVPALDGRAQACEALGQYERAERCRRRAEILRHETWT comes from the coding sequence ATGCGCTCCTTACGCATGCTGCTACTGGCCACCGACTTCGGCCCGGCGAGCCGGACTCTCGCCGCCGTCACGGCGCGTCTCGCTCGGGCGTTCGGCTCGCGCGTGACGCCGTTGCACGTCGTCGACGTTGATTCGGATTCCGCTCTCATCGACTACTTCCGCCGCCAAGTCGGCCAACGCATGATGGAACCGTTGGTTAATACGCTAACGCTTGAAAATGTCGAGTTGGCGCACCCGGTCGTCTTGACCGGTTCTGTCGCCGACAAAATTCTGCGGAAGGCCGATGAACTCGACGCCGACCTCATTGTCGTAGGAGCCGGTGAACCTCGAGACGGCAAGGTGTCGTGCGGCCCGATCGCCGAAGCCGTGATCCAGCAGGCGCGCCAACCGGTACTGGCGATTCGTTCCGGAACGCCGCCCGCTTTTCGGCAAATTCTCTGTCCGTTCGACGGCTCGTCCGCCTCGCTACGAGGACTCAAGAACTCGATCCGCCTGGCACGGATATTTCAATCCGAACTCAGCGTGCTCTGCGTCGTACCGCAAGTGAGTTGGGTGACGGCGGCCGCGGAGGTCGGGGCGCTGACGAATGTTCATGAGCAATACGCCGATCGGTGGGAGGAGAGCGTTCTCGCCGCCCTTCGTGAAACGGACTTCGGCGGCGTGAGTTGGAGCAAAGACATTCGTTGCGGTTCGCCGTCGCAAGAAATCCTCGCGACCGCCGCGGAGAAACAGGCCGATCTGATCGTGATGGGGGCGACCGGCAAATCAGGCATCACACGCGTGTTCTTGGGAAGCACCACGCGGCGCGTCTTGCAGAAGTTGCCCTGTTCGCTACTGGTGGTTCACGACGAAGACATGCTGCTGGAAGACCTTAATGCCGAGGACGTGCAGACGAACAATCTGGCGTACACCGAAGCGAACGCGTTGTTGGCGGATCAGGCCTACGAAGGGGCCCTACGAAAATTCGATCAGGTTCTGGCCCGTAACCCGTTCCACGTGCCGGCTCTCGATGGACGGGCGCAAGCCTGCGAAGCACTGGGCCAGTATGAACGTGCCGAACGGTGCCGCCGACGGGCGGAGATCCTGCGTCACGAGACCTGGACCTAG
- a CDS encoding cation:proton antiporter, translating to MFHRLRLPSIVGLLVAGVLIGPHGLGVLQERDQIEKLAEIGILLLMFSIGLDFTRERLQELLYAAGIGAAQMLVCIVVTALAAAAFVERWAEAVFLGFLVAHTSSTLMLKLFLDRGELTTPPVRLGLGISITQDLSVVLMLLAVPVMAGGQFALGDLGVMLLRACGVFAVAVTLSRWIIPLWMDHVIRSRSRELFLIFVIVVCLGTAWTTMAAGLSIGLGAFLAGLAIAESGYSHHTLSEVAPFRDLLISIFFISTGMLLNVNGLVNDAWLAALLLIAVLAIKFSSGFAPILVWGYPLRVATIVGTGIAQMGEFSFVLGYTGHQLGLIRDDHYAVFLLIAVASMVASPFLVSNSSRLAQLLATIPWLKRLENRPMGNEAEDQPPLENHVIIAGYGVNGRNVANSLRTFELPFSVLEMNPDTVQAARRRGEPVFFGDCSRAEVLRKLHIGTARGFVLAISDSQATRQAVQIARHENARLHIIVRTRYMTEIDALRELGANEVIAEEFETSLEVLALTLRLFETPNASIDRVIDSFRANAYRALRGEMPSTERQRLLNELAPKFEIETRQLAEGSPAIGKTLGELDLRARTGATILAVRRDAALTAVPAADFQFQKDDLLVLAGSGHQITNAIPLLSG from the coding sequence TTGTTTCACCGTCTGCGCCTGCCGTCCATCGTCGGGCTGCTCGTGGCCGGAGTACTGATCGGGCCGCATGGGTTAGGTGTCCTTCAGGAACGGGACCAAATCGAAAAGCTGGCCGAGATCGGCATTCTGCTGCTGATGTTCTCGATCGGTCTGGATTTCACCCGTGAGCGGCTCCAAGAGTTGCTGTACGCCGCAGGAATCGGCGCGGCGCAGATGTTGGTCTGCATCGTGGTGACAGCCTTGGCCGCCGCGGCATTCGTAGAGCGATGGGCCGAGGCTGTGTTTCTCGGGTTTCTCGTCGCCCACACCAGTTCCACCTTGATGCTGAAGCTGTTTCTCGACCGAGGCGAGTTGACGACGCCGCCCGTGCGACTCGGTTTGGGAATCAGCATTACCCAAGATCTGTCGGTCGTTTTGATGCTACTGGCCGTCCCGGTCATGGCGGGTGGACAATTTGCGCTGGGAGACCTGGGAGTAATGCTGCTCCGCGCTTGCGGAGTGTTCGCAGTCGCCGTCACACTTTCGCGCTGGATTATTCCCCTCTGGATGGACCATGTCATCCGCAGTCGGAGTCGAGAACTATTCCTCATCTTTGTCATTGTCGTTTGTCTGGGCACTGCTTGGACGACGATGGCTGCCGGCTTATCCATCGGACTCGGGGCGTTTCTCGCCGGCCTGGCAATTGCAGAGTCTGGTTACAGTCACCATACGCTCTCAGAGGTAGCGCCGTTTCGGGACTTGCTCATTAGCATTTTTTTTATCTCGACTGGAATGCTGCTCAATGTCAACGGCCTTGTAAATGACGCTTGGTTGGCCGCGCTCTTGCTGATCGCAGTTCTGGCGATTAAGTTTTCGAGCGGATTTGCTCCCATCTTAGTCTGGGGGTACCCGTTGCGCGTTGCAACCATTGTTGGAACCGGGATCGCTCAGATGGGTGAATTTTCCTTTGTCTTGGGATATACTGGGCACCAACTGGGCCTAATTCGTGACGACCACTACGCCGTTTTTCTGCTAATTGCAGTGGCATCGATGGTTGCAAGCCCGTTCCTGGTCTCCAACAGTTCGCGGCTGGCTCAGTTGCTCGCCACAATCCCTTGGCTGAAACGTCTTGAAAACCGACCTATGGGCAACGAAGCGGAGGACCAACCTCCGCTGGAGAATCATGTCATCATTGCCGGCTATGGGGTGAACGGTCGCAATGTGGCGAACTCGTTACGGACGTTTGAGTTGCCGTTTTCCGTTTTAGAGATGAATCCTGATACCGTTCAGGCCGCTCGTCGACGTGGCGAACCGGTGTTCTTCGGCGATTGCTCCCGCGCCGAAGTGTTGCGGAAACTGCACATCGGCACTGCGCGCGGCTTTGTCCTGGCGATTTCCGATTCGCAGGCGACGCGGCAGGCTGTGCAGATAGCCCGGCATGAGAACGCGCGGCTTCACATCATCGTCCGAACCAGGTACATGACGGAAATCGATGCTCTCCGCGAACTCGGTGCGAACGAGGTCATTGCGGAGGAATTCGAGACTTCGCTGGAAGTGCTGGCGTTGACGCTGCGACTGTTTGAAACACCCAATGCCTCGATCGACCGCGTCATCGACAGTTTTCGGGCCAATGCCTATCGCGCACTTCGAGGCGAGATGCCGTCCACGGAGCGGCAGCGACTCCTCAACGAGTTGGCGCCCAAATTTGAGATCGAGACTCGTCAACTTGCCGAGGGATCGCCGGCCATCGGCAAAACGCTGGGGGAGCTCGATCTCAGAGCGAGAACAGGAGCGACAATTCTGGCCGTTCGACGAGATGCAGCGCTCACTGCCGTTCCTGCCGCTGATTTTCAATTTCAGAAGGACGACCTTCTGGTCCTCGCCGGAAGCGGGCACCAGATTACCAATGCGATACCATTACTGTCCGGTTAA
- a CDS encoding universal stress protein, whose amino-acid sequence MHGNFIDGSPYSDAAVAEICRRPWPEGTEVRIITVDAPWTEDLSRGRSSSAFDEINKQLRTEAWQRLNDAAAAFKRNAPDLFVTPVLQEGYPKDKILDEAEDWGAELIVVGSHGYGAIKRLFLGSVSLAVATNAACSVEIVRIPPSSGSETAKSQ is encoded by the coding sequence ATGCATGGCAACTTTATCGACGGCTCCCCGTACAGCGATGCAGCCGTGGCAGAAATCTGCCGACGGCCCTGGCCGGAAGGAACCGAGGTCCGAATCATCACGGTAGATGCTCCCTGGACGGAAGACCTGTCGCGAGGCCGTTCGTCGAGCGCGTTCGATGAGATCAACAAGCAACTGCGAACGGAAGCCTGGCAACGTCTCAACGATGCTGCAGCCGCATTCAAGCGCAATGCACCCGACTTATTTGTCACCCCCGTCCTCCAGGAAGGTTACCCGAAGGACAAGATTTTAGACGAAGCGGAGGACTGGGGCGCGGAGTTGATTGTCGTCGGGTCACATGGGTACGGGGCTATTAAGCGATTGTTTCTCGGCTCAGTATCCTTGGCGGTGGCGACCAATGCCGCCTGCTCGGTGGAAATCGTCCGAATCCCCCCGTCCTCCGGGTCTGAGACGGCCAAGTCGCAATAA
- a CDS encoding universal stress protein produces the protein MSSTTISSGYRRILVAVDFSSHAEAALKQAVWLAQQSGARITLLHALPDLRRVVASASLRARLDMVYGEGETFQFEIRQESDLRMKRMLMALNATDLDVTVETLLGEPFVAVIHAVQKEGHDLVLAGTRGLAAWEQFFVGSTAKRLIRKCPSSVWIVKAQHAEPPKAVLAATDFSDVSRRAVLEGLSIARRAGADFHLLHVIESDVPPGLGERLPDDSWLRQAIREEAGERLAAFAASLDTDASRVHSHLSSGTPWQEIDRLAKHLNIALIAMGTVGRSGIKGVLLGNTAEKVLGTCDCSILTVKPADFVSPIMPPFWPLHPESEKVPSDSGQGRPDHS, from the coding sequence ATGTCCTCGACGACAATCTCATCGGGATACCGGCGGATTTTGGTCGCCGTCGATTTCTCGTCGCACGCCGAGGCGGCCTTGAAGCAAGCCGTTTGGCTGGCGCAGCAGTCCGGCGCCCGAATCACATTGCTTCACGCGCTACCAGATCTGCGCCGCGTGGTTGCCTCCGCTTCGCTCCGCGCCAGACTGGATATGGTGTACGGCGAAGGCGAGACGTTTCAATTTGAGATTCGTCAAGAATCCGATCTGCGCATGAAACGCATGCTGATGGCCCTCAACGCCACGGACCTGGACGTAACGGTGGAAACGCTACTGGGGGAACCGTTTGTCGCCGTCATCCATGCCGTCCAGAAGGAAGGCCATGACCTCGTATTAGCCGGAACTCGCGGACTGGCCGCTTGGGAACAGTTTTTCGTCGGCAGTACGGCCAAGCGATTGATTCGCAAGTGCCCTTCGTCCGTATGGATCGTGAAGGCGCAACACGCGGAGCCGCCCAAGGCGGTGTTGGCGGCAACGGATTTTTCCGACGTGAGTCGCCGAGCGGTGCTGGAGGGGTTGTCGATCGCCCGGCGGGCCGGGGCCGACTTTCACTTACTCCACGTCATCGAATCGGACGTCCCGCCCGGCCTGGGCGAGCGACTCCCAGACGACTCTTGGCTTAGACAAGCCATTCGTGAGGAAGCGGGCGAGCGTCTGGCCGCCTTCGCGGCCTCACTTGACACCGACGCCTCTCGGGTTCACTCGCATTTGTCGTCGGGAACGCCTTGGCAAGAAATCGACCGTTTAGCCAAGCATCTCAACATCGCCCTGATTGCGATGGGCACGGTCGGTCGTAGCGGCATCAAGGGGGTGCTGCTTGGCAACACGGCGGAAAAGGTACTCGGCACATGCGATTGCAGCATTCTGACGGTCAAACCTGCGGACTTCGTCTCACCGATCATGCCGCCGTTCTGGCCGCTCCACCCAGAATCGGAGAAGGTGCCCTCCGACTCAGGCCAAGGTAGGCCAGACCATTCATAA
- a CDS encoding HAD-IC family P-type ATPase yields MTLKPPSQAVRAWHAEALPDLLTAVRAGEHGLTEAEAAIRLQDFGPNLLPEKGSAPLWRIVLRQFYSPLIYILVAAAVVSVLIGDVKDAAFIAAVLVINAAIGAYQEWQAEQSSQALQKMLRIRAQVQRDGDIREIEAAEIVPGDVVWLESGNRVPADLRLLSAQGLEVDESLLTGESLAVHKDPVWQGPEATPMADRLNMTFAGSLVARGRAKGLVVATGTATGVGQLALDVMDARGGKPPLLERMERFTNYVAVGTLAAAGVIGLLGIVLWGYTLVETFFLVVALAVSAIPEGLPVAITVALAVATTRMARRNVIVRQLTAVEGLGSCTLIATDKTGTLTCNELTVREVCLADGDVFQVTGQGFSPQGEVLLAGRPVGSADHPLLAATVRAAVLCNEADLHRRNGEWVWRGDAVDVAALSLGAKLGMQRESALETDPEVSRIPFESEHQFAASFHRNGEGIEVLVKGAPERVLGMCGDQLSAADRARMDHAALGMAARGLRVLAVAAGRLTGELRAENVPPQPANLTLLGLLGMLDPLRAGAREAVAECRQAGVLVSMVTGDHRVTALAIARELGLAASDEQVVTAADLDGKSAEQLAEMVPHVRVFARVTPREKLQIVEAARQAGHFVAVTGDGVNDAPAMRAANIGVAMGKAGTDVAREAAELVISDDNFSSIVGGIEEGRVAYDNIRKVVYLLVSMGAAELLMVLLAVVTGLPVPLLPVQLLWLNLVTNGIQGVALAFEPGEGDSLRRKPRPPDESVFNRLMVERMLVAMLVVGGGGFLVYDLAIRAGWDVAGARNLLLLVMVLFENFHVGNCRSETKSAFTLSPLRSPVLFFGTLGAFLIHVTGMYVPFLQDMLATKPVDPWLWGLALGVSVLIVPGVELHKWWWAKRTGSTLK; encoded by the coding sequence ATGACGTTAAAGCCACCATCCCAAGCAGTGCGAGCATGGCACGCGGAAGCGCTGCCCGATCTGCTGACCGCAGTAAGAGCCGGAGAACACGGACTCACCGAGGCGGAAGCGGCGATTCGGTTGCAAGACTTCGGCCCCAATCTGCTGCCTGAAAAAGGGTCCGCACCGCTGTGGCGGATCGTGCTCCGCCAGTTCTACAGCCCCTTGATCTACATTCTCGTGGCGGCGGCCGTGGTCTCGGTGCTGATCGGCGACGTGAAGGATGCGGCGTTCATTGCGGCGGTGTTGGTCATCAACGCCGCCATCGGCGCTTACCAGGAGTGGCAGGCCGAACAAAGCAGTCAGGCGCTGCAGAAAATGCTACGCATCCGCGCCCAAGTGCAACGGGACGGTGACATACGTGAGATCGAGGCGGCGGAGATCGTCCCGGGGGATGTGGTATGGCTAGAATCCGGCAACCGTGTCCCGGCGGATCTGCGACTGCTGTCTGCGCAGGGCCTGGAGGTGGACGAATCGCTGCTCACCGGAGAGTCCTTGGCAGTGCATAAGGACCCCGTCTGGCAAGGACCGGAAGCAACCCCGATGGCCGATCGGCTGAACATGACGTTTGCCGGCTCGTTAGTGGCCCGCGGGCGGGCGAAGGGACTCGTGGTGGCCACAGGAACGGCGACCGGCGTCGGCCAGTTGGCGCTCGACGTGATGGATGCCCGCGGAGGGAAGCCGCCGCTATTGGAGCGCATGGAGCGGTTTACGAACTACGTGGCAGTCGGAACCCTGGCCGCGGCAGGAGTCATCGGGCTGCTGGGAATCGTGTTGTGGGGCTACACGCTCGTCGAAACCTTCTTTTTGGTGGTGGCGCTGGCGGTGTCCGCCATTCCGGAGGGATTGCCGGTCGCGATAACCGTGGCGCTCGCCGTGGCGACGACGCGAATGGCTCGGCGAAACGTGATCGTGCGGCAATTGACCGCCGTCGAAGGTTTGGGGAGTTGCACCCTGATCGCGACCGACAAGACCGGCACGCTGACATGCAATGAACTAACCGTGCGTGAAGTCTGTTTGGCCGACGGCGACGTGTTTCAGGTGACGGGGCAAGGATTCTCGCCGCAAGGTGAGGTACTCCTGGCGGGACGGCCGGTGGGCTCGGCCGATCATCCTCTGTTGGCGGCGACGGTCCGGGCGGCCGTGTTGTGCAATGAGGCGGACTTGCATCGGCGCAACGGCGAGTGGGTATGGCGCGGGGATGCCGTCGACGTAGCGGCATTGAGCTTGGGAGCAAAGCTGGGAATGCAACGCGAGTCGGCACTTGAAACGGACCCCGAGGTGAGCCGCATTCCCTTTGAATCGGAACATCAATTTGCGGCATCATTCCACCGCAACGGCGAAGGCATTGAAGTGTTGGTCAAAGGCGCGCCGGAGCGCGTACTGGGCATGTGTGGTGATCAACTTTCGGCCGCGGATCGAGCACGAATGGACCACGCGGCGTTAGGCATGGCTGCCCGCGGCCTCCGCGTTCTGGCCGTGGCCGCCGGCCGACTCACGGGAGAGCTTCGTGCCGAGAATGTTCCGCCGCAACCCGCGAATCTGACGCTGCTCGGACTTCTCGGCATGCTCGATCCGTTGCGTGCGGGAGCGCGGGAGGCCGTGGCCGAGTGCCGGCAGGCGGGCGTTCTGGTCTCGATGGTGACCGGGGACCACCGCGTCACGGCTCTGGCCATCGCTCGCGAGCTTGGACTGGCGGCGAGCGACGAGCAGGTCGTTACGGCGGCCGACCTGGACGGCAAGTCGGCCGAGCAGTTGGCGGAGATGGTGCCGCATGTCCGCGTGTTCGCCAGGGTCACGCCGCGCGAAAAACTGCAAATCGTCGAGGCGGCGCGCCAGGCGGGGCACTTCGTCGCGGTTACCGGCGACGGCGTCAACGATGCCCCGGCGATGCGGGCCGCCAACATCGGGGTCGCGATGGGCAAGGCGGGAACGGACGTGGCCAGGGAAGCGGCGGAGTTGGTCATCAGCGACGACAATTTCAGTTCCATCGTGGGCGGCATCGAGGAGGGCCGCGTCGCGTACGACAACATCCGCAAGGTCGTCTACCTGCTCGTGTCGATGGGAGCGGCCGAGCTGCTGATGGTCTTGCTGGCCGTGGTCACCGGGCTGCCGGTGCCCTTGCTCCCGGTCCAGTTGTTGTGGCTGAACCTCGTCACGAACGGGATTCAGGGAGTGGCCTTGGCCTTTGAGCCGGGCGAAGGGGACAGCCTGCGGCGCAAACCGCGTCCGCCCGATGAATCCGTCTTCAACCGGCTGATGGTGGAGCGGATGCTCGTGGCGATGCTGGTGGTCGGCGGTGGCGGCTTTCTGGTGTACGACCTTGCCATTCGAGCGGGCTGGGACGTCGCGGGCGCGCGCAATCTGCTGCTGCTGGTGATGGTGTTGTTCGAGAATTTCCATGTCGGCAACTGCCGTTCGGAGACGAAGTCCGCGTTTACGTTGTCGCCGCTCCGCAGCCCCGTGCTGTTTTTCGGCACGCTGGGTGCGTTTCTGATTCACGTTACGGGAATGTATGTGCCGTTCCTGCAAGACATGCTGGCCACCAAGCCCGTTGATCCGTGGTTGTGGGGCTTGGCGCTTGGCGTCAGCGTGTTGATCGTACCTGGGGTCGAACTGCACAAGTGGTGGTGGGCGAAGCGAACGGGCTCGACTTTGAAGTAA
- a CDS encoding metalloregulator ArsR/SmtB family transcription factor, protein MPYRSLVAKELARFLKAIAHPARIRAIEELRGGERDVNSLQAELHTSHSTVSQHLMVLRAHRLVEERRDGRHVFYSLRRPELADWLVKAMDLLPEATDEVKRLQAAIRKSRTAWQSTKRSEKPANSPSK, encoded by the coding sequence ATGCCGTACCGATCGTTGGTGGCCAAGGAGTTGGCGAGGTTTCTCAAGGCGATTGCCCATCCGGCCAGAATTCGTGCGATTGAGGAACTTCGGGGCGGAGAACGGGACGTGAACTCATTACAGGCCGAATTGCATACAAGTCACTCGACCGTCTCGCAACACTTGATGGTCTTGCGGGCGCACCGGCTGGTCGAGGAGCGGAGAGACGGTCGTCATGTGTTCTACAGCCTCCGAAGGCCGGAACTCGCCGACTGGCTGGTAAAGGCCATGGACTTGCTTCCCGAAGCCACCGACGAGGTCAAACGATTGCAAGCGGCGATTCGGAAGTCGAGAACCGCTTGGCAAAGCACGAAGCGCTCGGAGAAGCCAGCGAATAGCCCATCGAAGTAG
- a CDS encoding universal stress protein codes for MSSMTVRIGYTRILVAVDFSPYAEAALKQAVWLAPQMGATITLAHALPHLLPPQKLNAPVPKMKMLTDLLNVSGEGARYEAFERETRQHADAKLRHLVDQYATNIDVQFKVLQGEPFVEIIHTVQQEGYDLVLAGTRGLAAWQQFFVGSTAKRLIRKCPSSVWIVKTEHGEPPKRVLAATDFSEVSRRAAREGLSIARQAGAEFHLLHVIDSMDMPEDAVAKMPQGSSLRREINEEAKERLDGFVESLHTEPSRIHRHLSWGTPWKDIGRLVQRLKIDLIAIGTVGRSGVKGLFLGNTAEKVLGTCDCSILTVKPADFVSPIEPSLRQSQPVRPAGP; via the coding sequence ATGTCCTCAATGACCGTCCGGATCGGTTACACGCGAATACTAGTCGCCGTTGATTTTTCGCCGTACGCCGAAGCGGCCTTGAAACAGGCGGTGTGGCTTGCGCCGCAGATGGGCGCGACGATTACCTTGGCGCATGCGTTGCCCCATCTACTTCCCCCCCAAAAACTGAACGCACCAGTGCCGAAGATGAAAATGTTGACGGATCTTTTGAATGTGTCCGGCGAAGGCGCGCGGTATGAAGCGTTCGAACGTGAGACGCGACAACACGCCGACGCGAAGTTGCGCCATTTGGTTGACCAATACGCGACCAATATCGACGTGCAGTTCAAAGTCCTCCAGGGGGAGCCCTTCGTCGAGATCATCCATACCGTCCAGCAGGAAGGCTATGACCTCGTACTGGCGGGAACCCGCGGGCTCGCTGCATGGCAACAGTTTTTCGTCGGCAGTACGGCCAAGCGATTGATTCGCAAGTGCCCTTCGTCCGTATGGATCGTGAAGACGGAGCACGGGGAGCCGCCCAAGCGGGTGTTGGCGGCGACGGATTTTTCGGAGGTGAGTCGCCGGGCGGCAAGGGAGGGGCTTTCGATCGCTCGGCAGGCCGGTGCCGAGTTTCACCTGCTGCATGTCATCGATTCGATGGACATGCCTGAAGATGCCGTCGCGAAGATGCCCCAGGGGAGTTCCCTGAGACGTGAGATCAACGAAGAGGCCAAAGAGCGACTGGATGGTTTCGTCGAATCGCTCCACACCGAGCCTTCCCGGATTCATCGGCACTTGTCCTGGGGGACTCCTTGGAAGGACATCGGGCGTCTTGTTCAGCGTTTGAAGATTGATTTAATCGCCATAGGCACGGTTGGCCGCAGCGGTGTGAAAGGATTGTTTCTCGGGAACACGGCGGAAAAAGTGCTCGGCACCTGTGATTGCAGCATCTTGACGGTCAAGCCGGCGGACTTTGTGTCGCCGATTGAGCCCTCGTTGCGGCAATCGCAGCCCGTCCGCCCCGCTGGTCCATGA
- a CDS encoding universal stress protein yields the protein MIKRILVGLGGTAYTPVAIQRAISLAKSQAAEVTGVTVLDARRVRHLGGAMTPTGGEADAIGNRGTAITEDRLAQSIRDFEAVCRGEQIKYRVVRESGDAFMKLIELARYHDLMIFGLRSVFEYDFLCPDPQVLLMRLVGAGVRPLIAVSQQFRQIHRVLIAYSGTMESAKAMKRFVQLGLWSSARLKIMTFQVSDDEGYRLTSDAADYCQAQGYTVDRQSNPGEARHMLLAAAKLWQADMIVMGNSARSVLLRHVLGDTLQDVLQHTDIPLFLAQ from the coding sequence GTGATCAAACGCATTCTGGTCGGCTTAGGGGGAACAGCGTACACGCCCGTCGCTATTCAACGGGCCATATCGCTGGCGAAATCGCAGGCCGCCGAAGTCACCGGAGTCACCGTGCTCGACGCACGTCGGGTACGCCATTTAGGCGGAGCGATGACGCCGACAGGGGGTGAAGCGGACGCGATCGGCAATCGGGGAACGGCAATCACCGAAGATCGCCTCGCACAATCGATTCGCGACTTCGAGGCGGTTTGCCGAGGGGAACAGATCAAGTACCGCGTCGTGCGGGAATCGGGCGACGCATTCATGAAATTGATCGAATTGGCTCGCTACCACGACTTGATGATTTTCGGTTTGCGGAGCGTCTTCGAGTACGACTTCCTCTGCCCCGATCCACAGGTCCTGCTCATGCGGCTGGTGGGAGCCGGCGTGCGTCCGCTCATCGCCGTATCGCAACAGTTCCGGCAGATTCATCGCGTGTTGATCGCCTACAGCGGCACGATGGAATCAGCCAAAGCGATGAAGCGATTCGTTCAGCTTGGGCTATGGTCGTCCGCCCGTTTGAAGATCATGACCTTTCAAGTTTCCGACGACGAAGGTTATCGCCTGACCTCCGATGCCGCTGACTACTGCCAAGCTCAGGGGTACACGGTCGATCGCCAATCGAATCCCGGCGAGGCCCGCCACATGTTGTTGGCGGCCGCCAAGCTTTGGCAGGCGGACATGATCGTCATGGGCAACAGCGCTCGGAGTGTCCTTCTCCGACACGTGCTCGGCGATACCCTGCAAGACGTGCTGCAACACACCGACATCCCCTTGTTTCTCGCGCAGTAA
- a CDS encoding universal stress protein encodes MKRFKNISLIYECDHATCARVAILARDNRARLTIVQVLKDLSAGREQVVTVVNKLIDVRKLVLQECQARLKEAAAAMKSLGVRPATQLLIGEPFLEIIRDVIEQRRDLVIMTAEGKVGLRQRLFGSTSSCLMRQCPCPVLVMKPGVKGRFRPDHGRDRPGSYGRCTGYAQPSDP; translated from the coding sequence ATGAAACGCTTCAAGAATATCTCACTCATTTACGAATGCGATCACGCGACATGTGCGCGTGTCGCGATTCTGGCCAGGGACAACCGTGCCCGCCTAACCATCGTGCAGGTGCTCAAGGATTTGTCTGCCGGTCGGGAGCAGGTGGTGACCGTCGTGAATAAACTGATCGACGTGCGGAAACTCGTGCTACAGGAATGTCAGGCACGACTTAAGGAAGCCGCCGCCGCCATGAAGTCACTCGGGGTGCGGCCTGCGACGCAACTGTTGATCGGAGAGCCATTCCTGGAAATCATCCGCGATGTGATCGAGCAACGGCGCGATCTGGTAATCATGACGGCCGAAGGAAAGGTGGGGCTGAGGCAACGGTTGTTCGGTAGCACGTCGAGTTGTTTGATGCGCCAATGCCCGTGTCCCGTCCTGGTGATGAAACCCGGCGTCAAAGGGCGTTTTCGCCCGGATCATGGCCGCGATCGACCCGGAAGTTACGGGAGATGCACGGGATACGCTCAACCGTCTGATCCTTGA
- a CDS encoding universal stress protein — translation MLKRILVGLGGTEYTPSAIHRGVELALAHDAELSGVGVIDYRRLTRVGPVPLGGGHYAAELRRQRVEQARAPRIYSCGASSGRRRCTSFGTPPAVVPAQ, via the coding sequence ATGCTTAAACGAATCCTGGTCGGTTTAGGCGGGACCGAGTACACCCCTTCCGCCATTCATCGCGGCGTGGAACTCGCCTTGGCGCACGACGCCGAACTAAGCGGAGTCGGCGTCATCGACTACCGGCGACTGACTCGTGTCGGCCCGGTGCCCCTCGGCGGCGGGCACTATGCAGCGGAACTACGTCGACAGCGAGTGGAGCAAGCCCGCGCGCCAAGAATCTATTCTTGCGGCGCGTCTTCGGGGAGACGGCGTTGCACGTCATTCGGCACGCCGCCAGCCGTTGTTCCTGCTCAGTGA